Genomic DNA from Candidozyma auris chromosome 1, complete sequence:
AGCTTGTTACAAATGCGGTGAGACCGGTCACATTGCTGACGACTGCCAGCAACAGGAAAGATTGTGCTACAACTGTCGCCAGCCAGGCCACGAGTCGAGCGCTTGCCCAGAGCCAAAGACCACTGCTTCTAAGCAGTGCTACTCCTGCGGTGATGTCGGCCACGTCCAGAGCGACTGCCCTAACGCTTCTCAGGGCTCCAAGTGTTACACTTGTTCTGAATTTGGTCACATCTCCAGAGAGTGTCCTCAGGCTGGGTCTgctcctgcttcttctgctccaccaagaagaaccGCCAGATTCTCTGGTAAAGCCACCACCTGTTACAAGTGCGGCGGTCCAAACCACTTTGCCAAGGATTGCCAGGCTGGCTCTGTCAAGTGTTACTCTTGCGGTAAGACTGGCCACATCTCCAAGGAGTGCAACTTGGCCACCGACAAGTTTGCCAAGGCTTGCTACCAGTGTGGTAAGACTGGCCACATCTCGAAGAACTGTGTTTCTGTGAACTAAGTGAATGAACAGTTGATTTGCTTGTGTTTGATAGTTGGAGGAGGGTGAAGCCCGCGGGGGAACAAAAAAGACGTGCTGTATGTATAATGCCTTTAATGACCACGAACTCCTATTTATCGTATCTTTAATTCTGTAGATGTCTTGTAGACTGCGAGAAGTCCACGAGGATTTGATGGCCATCGATATAGCAGTTGTCATGGAGTTTGGCGTATGCCTGCTCTGCGTCCTCTTGCTGAACAAACTCCACAAATGCATACCGTATCTTCTTACCTGCCAATAtttgaacttttttgaTGGGCCCAAATCTCGCAAAAATAACTTCTAGCGAATTTTCTGACGTTATTGGATTGAGCCTGGCCACAAAGAGCGTCCGTGGGGACGGTTTCACCTGGTAGTGAGAAAGATCGCCCAAAAGCTCCAACGCCAACGCTTCCACAGGCACGCTGTCATCCGAAGAGGGCGTCTGCGATTGTAGTCTACTTTTGATCTCCTCGACCAGCAAACTGTCTTCATTCTTGCGCTGATCGGCGAATCCCTTCACTGAAAAGGGATCATAAACAACATGACAATGCAAAATTTTGAGACCTCCAGTACCTTTATTCACGTCATCTAACACGGTTAGACCTTCAGCCACGCGGCCGAAAACCTGACTCGACTGCTTGGCTGAGAGATTTATCTGAAACTGGAACTCATCCTCTGAGCCAGTAAACTCCACGGAGCCCGGTGCTGCTAGGTGTGAATCCTCATCATGATCATCTTTGAATTCCTTGTTTTCTAAAAGAGTCTTGATATTGCTAGGAACAGCAGTAGAAGGACTCTTAATAGAAACATCCTTAGTAAAATCGGTGAAGTCTGAGAGGAGCCAATGATTCAAATAGCACAATGCTATCAATTGAAAGCTTATTCTGGAAAATTTTCTATGGTCAACATCAATAACCAAGTTTCCTTTTTcagtttcaaaaagaacactcattccaaaaaaaaatggggGCGCAACTGTGGGCTTTATATATTTCTCAACTGTGGTGGTTATCGTAACCACTTTGGTCGCTCCGGTGTGTGTAGAGAACAGAACACAAAATGTatgcaaaaaataaatGCGATTTCTGTGGATCGAACACAGGACCTCCAGATCTTCAGTCTGACGCTCTCCCAACTGAGCTAAAACCGCGAATTATGTGTGGGGTAGACTTAGATAGAATAAGTtcttaaagaagaaactgcAAAATTcatttcaaattcttcaatttgagTTCAAATTCCCTTTATATTTATTTCCTAGACTTTTCGAATGGTTTTATCTCTCCCAGAGATTTTTGGGCTGAGTAATTGGCTTCCGATTTTTAGTTCAAAGATGCGTGAATTCAACAAGACAACGGTGTGATTGAGTTCGGAAATAGTGCTTATACAGTTCTCTTGTTTTTCA
This window encodes:
- the GIS2 gene encoding mRNA-binding translational activator GIS2, which gives rise to MFPRACYKCGETGHIADDCQQQERLCYNCRQPGHESSACPEPKTTASKQCYSCGDVGHVQSDCPNASQGSKCYTCSEFGHISRECPQAGSAPASSAPPRRTARFSGKATTCYKCGGPNHFAKDCQAGSVKCYSCGKTGHISKECNLATDKFAKACYQCGKTGHISKNCVSVN